AATCTCACTGATGCAGAACTTAATGGAGCTAATTTAAGTGGTGCAAACTTAAGTGAGGTCAATTTAATTGGCGCAGACCTGATTGAGGTTAACTTGGAAGCAACCAACCTGAGCCGTGCAGATTTACGTAGTGCAAATTTAGTTCTAGCAAACCTGTTAGGTGCAAATCTCAGTGAGGCAGACATGAGTGGCGCAGATTTAAGAGATGCGAACCTCAACAATGCAAATTTGATTGGTAGCAACATCGACGAAGCAGAACTAGATGGTGCAGATTTAACAGGAGCAATTATCACTGAACAGGAGATAACTAGCAGAACTTTGCATATAGGTTTATCGCACAAATGGATAACTTGGGCTGGCAGTTGCTAATTTTCTTAGATGGTGGTTCTTGTTTGAATACTATATGTATTAGGGGTACAACACCCGTTGTACCCCTATAATAGTTTGTCGATTTTGCTTTACAGCAATTTTCAACTTTATAGACTACTTGTGTGCAGGGAGTAATGTAGTTCAACTGATTGAAAAAGACTGCAAAACAATCATTATAAAGTCCTAATACACTAAAGGTGTCGCGCCGCGCATTTGACGTAGGGAATTGATACAAGCAGCGCAGTCACAGCCAAATAAGTTAATTGCCATATCGCTTTCTTCAACATTGAATTCTAAAATGGGGGCATCTTCTTGAGAAAACTCTACTTCAGGCTGATAGTTAGGAATTTTAGCCAATACGGAAGCCCTAGCACAGACTAATCCCACTTTATGTTTATTGCGTATGCAAGATAAACGGTCTGTCGTATCGGGTTCTGGCTCAATCGCTTGAGCTTGATTGAGCATTACTCCCATAGAAAGAATAGAGCTAATTAGTACAGGAGAAGAAAGCAAACTCAGTATCAATTTATTCATTGGTTTCCTTATAAAATAAAATCGATTACTCAGATTATCCGATTAAATTTTACAGTTAAAGTCAAGTCCATCAGGAATATCAACTATCTGTGGTATCGTAGGCTAATTTTAGCAACCCTTCATACCTCCAGGTTTCAATCAATCTTTCAGGAATCTGGGTGCGATCGCCTCTCGAAGTTTGCACTCTTCTTCAATTAAATTAAGTATTTAGATAAAATTCCTTTGTTTATATCTTTTTTTATAATTTTTAAATTCTACATTTATCTAATATATGAAATTATCTTATTTAACATAGACGACTTAATAACTTCCTTTTATTACCGTTATTATCGTCTGAAGATTTGTAGACATTTCCTTTCGGTTTTAGAAGGTTTTTAAACTCTAATTTATTGTAAATCAACGTATAGTTATTATATAGTATTTTTTGAGACAAAACTCAGACATTTCAGTCCTTTATAATACTTCTTATAGCAATTTTATTTGTTCGTAAAACTTTAAATAATAAGATTATCAAATTTTTTAGAATTTGATAATCTTATTTTTGGCTGAGGATTTATAGTTTTGTAGTTAATCTAAAATTAGATATACCAGTTTGCTATTAGATATTACAATATAAATTTTTACAAATCTCTCGTAATTTTCGGAAATTTGTATTAGCTAATACAGTTAATTTAATGTTTATGAAAATTTAATCCGCGTAGAGAAGTTACAGTGTAAAGTTTCTACAAAAATTCTCGGTTATCCAACTTACTATTGGGTATAATACCGTTACTTTGTGAAGCTGCATATATTTTTACCCCGCCCTAACCCTCCCCTTGGAAAGGGGAGGGAATTAGATTTATTGTCTCCCCCCTTTATAAGGGGGATAATTCGACTTGTCAAGGGAAGAAAAACTACAGAAGGGCCTTTTTATATGCATCTTTATACATAATTGGTATAAGCTACATAACGAAATTAAAGCAACTACAGATAAGTATGTGCTTTGTTTATAAAAGAAACACTATATAAATAAAGTCCGCTTTCGCGGACTTACGTAAGGGCTTCTGTCACTTTTATCGGCTACAAAATCATGTTTAATACATGATGTTTTTATTTTTTACTATTAATCATGAAAAAGCAATACTTTGCAGCTAATTTACTAGACATAAATACTTGAATTATATCTTTTAAGATAACAAGCTAACTTGTTTCCAACTAACACATAAATAAGAGTATTTGTAATTATGCTTTAGGACAAAGCTCAGATATTTTTGTCTTTACAAGAGTAGAATTTGTAAGATTTTTAAACTAAAAATATAAGTGTGGTCAGGTATAACAGCCCCAGGAATGAATTTCTAATCCTGGGGTTTTATTTAG
This region of Nostoc sp. UHCC 0302 genomic DNA includes:
- a CDS encoding pentapeptide repeat-containing protein, with the translated sequence MDANKLRNLYAAGERNFNGTNLHQVNLTHSDLRGANLTEADLSGADLSQANLSGCNLSRANLTDAELNGANLSGANLSEVNLIGADLIEVNLEATNLSRADLRSANLVLANLLGANLSEADMSGADLRDANLNNANLIGSNIDEAELDGADLTGAIITEQEITSRTLHIGLSHKWITWAGSC